DNA sequence from the Bradyrhizobium diazoefficiens genome:
GCCTTCAATCTCTTGATCGGCTATGGCGGCCTGTTGTCGTTCGGCCACGCCATGTTCATGGGCACCGCCGGCTATTGCAGCGCGCACGCGTTGAAGGTGTGGGCGCTGCCCCCCGAGCTCGGCGTCCTCGTCGGCATAGCCGCGGCGTTCGGGCTGTCGCTCATCACCGGCTACATCTCGATCCGCCGCCAGGGCATCTATTTCTCGATGATCACGCTGGCTCTGTCGCAGCTCCTCTACTTCATCTACGTCCAGGCGCCGTTCACCCATGGCGAGGACGGCATCCAGGGCATTCCGCAGGGGCACATGTTCGGCGTGCTCGACCTGTCCAAACCGACCGTGCTCTATTATGTCGTGCTGGTTGGCTTTCTCGCCGGCTTCCTGCTGATCTATCGCATCATCAACTCGCCATTCGGTGAAGTTCTGAAGTCGATCCGTGAGAACGAGCCGCGCGCCATCTCGCTCGGCTACCGGACCGATCAGTACAAGTTCCTGGCGTTTGTCCTGTCGGGGACGCTGGCAGGCTTTGCCGGCGCGCTGAAGGTGTTCGTGGCGCAGAATGCCTCACTGACGGACGTGCACTGGTCGATGTCAGGCGAAGTCGTGCTGATGACGCTGGTCGGTGGTCTCGGCACCATCTTCGGTCCCGTGGTCGGTGCCTTTGCGATCATCGCCATGCAGCAATATCTGGCAGGATTCGGTCAGTGGGTGACGGTGATCCAGGGCTCGATCTTTGTGGTCTGCGTGCTCACCTTCCGCCGTGGCGTCGTCGGCGAAATCGCGCATTACTTCCGGCGTTCGCTCTAAATGTTTGATATCGCACCAGTTTCATTGGTGCGCGAATCCAGTGGATGATCCGACACCGCAGCCGCGAGATGACACGCGCGCGGAGTGAAAATAGTCTATGACGGTTTTGTGACGGTCCGTTCGGGCCGTACCATTTCCAAGCGGTAGACTATTCCCATGATGCGTTGGTTTCGCGCTTTTCTGCCCAAGGAAGAACGGTTCTTCGACCTGTTCGACCGCCATGCCCAGACCGTGATCCAGGGCGCGGTCGCGCTTCAGGGCGTGCTGAACGGCGGCGAGGAGACGCCGGTCTATTGCCAGCGCGTCAGCCAGTTCGAGAACGACGCTGATAACATCACCCGCGAGGTGCTGACGGCGGTGCGGCGCACCTTCATCACGCCATTCGACCGCGGCGACATCAAGAACCTCATTACCTCGATGGACGATGCCATCGACCAGATGCAGCAGACGGCCAAGGCCGTGATGCTGTTCGAGGTTCGCAGCTTCGAGCCGCCGATGCGCGAGATCGGCGCGCTCCTGATCGAATGTGCCAATCTGGTCGGACGTGCGCTGCCGCTGATGCAGTCGATCGGCCCGAACGTTGCGATGCTGACCGCCATTACGGAGGAACTGACCAAGCTCGAGGGCCGCGTCGACGATCTCCAGGACATCGGCCTGAAGGAGCTGTTCCTCAAGCATCGCGACGGCAACGCGATGGATTTCATCGTGGGCGCCGAGATCTACGATCATCTCGAAAAGGTCGCCGATCGCTTCGACGACGTCGCGAACGAGATCAACAGCATCGTCATCGAGCAGGTCTAGGGGCCCATCGTGGATGCTGCGTTGGGTCTTCCCGTCCTGGTCGGACTGATCGCCGTCGCGCTGCTGTTCGACTTCCTGAACGGCCTGCACGACGCCGCCAATTCGATCGCGACCATCGTCTCGACCCGGGTGCTGCGGCCGCAATTTGCGGTGATCTGGGCCGCATTCTTCAATTTCGTCGCCTTCATGGTGTTCGGCCTTCACGTCGCCCAGACCATCGGCACAGGCATCATCGACCCCGCGATCGTCGATGCCCAGGTCATTTTTGCGGCGCTGGTCGGCGCCATCGTCTGGAATCTCGTGACCTGGGCGCTCGGCATTCCGTCCTCGTCCTCGCATGCGCTGATCGGCGGCCTCGTCGGCGGCGGCATGGCCAAGGCCGGCATTTCGGCGGCGGTCTGGAGCGGACTGACCAAGGCTGTGCTGGCGATCGTGCTGTCGCCGCTGGTCGGGTTCCTGCTTGCGATGACGCTGGTCGCGATCGTGTCCTGGCTCTCGGTGCGTTCGACGCCGTTCGCGGTCGACCGCGCCTTCCGCATCCTGCAATTCGCTTCCGCCTCGCTCTATTCGCTCGGCCATGGCGGCAACGATGCGCAGAAGACCATGGGCATCATCGCCGTGCTGCTTTATTCGCAGGGCCATCTCGGCAGCGAGTTTTCGGTGCCGTTCTGGGTGGTGCTGTCCTGTCAGGCCGCGATGGCGCTGGGCACGCTGATGGGCGGATGGCGCATCGTCCGCACCATGGGCCTGCGTATCACCAAGCTGACGCCGATGCAGGGCTTTTGCGCCGAGACCGGGGGAGCAGCGACCCTGTTCATGGCGACCTTCCTCGGCGTTCCCGTCTCGACCACTCACACCATCACCGGCGCGATCGTCGGCGTCGGCGCGGCTCGCCGGGTCTCGGCGGTGCGATGGAATGTCGCGAGCTCGATCGTTTATGCCTGGGTGATTACGATCCCGGCCTCCGCCATCGTCGCCGCGCTGACCTGGTGGGCAGTGCAGATCTTCAAGTAACGAGCTTCAGTCCCACGATGCCGCTGACGATCAGCCCAATGCTGGCGAGCCGAAGCGCGGTGGCCGGTTCGCCGAACAGGACGATGCCCAGCGTTGCGGTGCCGACCGCGCCGATCCCGGTCCAGACTGCGTAAGCGGTTCCGACCGGCAGTGATTTGAGAGCGAGTCCAAGCAGGATGACGCTGCCGGCCATGGCGGCGAGCGTGATGACGGATGGAACAAGCTTGGTAAAACCCTCGGTGTATTTCAGGCCGATCGCCCAGGTGATCTCGAGAAGACCGGCAACAAACAGAATGCTCCAGGCCATGACGACCCTCGGTTCAAGGCAGGGCCGTCCCCGCGTGCAATGATTTGTGAAAAGGAGGGGCCTCCCTCCCGAAAGGGCGATATGGGACTGGCCGGAACGCTCCGCAATCACCAGATCAGGCTTGATCAGGCCCATTTTCCCTGCCAAACGCTCCCGCCATGTCCGACATTGCCGCCACCACAGCCGAATCGCCGGCCCGTTCTCCGCTTGCCGCCGAAGTGGCGCGGCGGCGCACCTTTGCGATCATCTCGCATCCTGACGCCGGCAAGACCACGCTGACCGAGAAGTTGCTGCTGTTCGGCGGCGCCATCAACCTCGCCGGTCAGGTCAAGGCCAAGGGCGAGCGGCGCAACACCCGTTCGGACTGGATGAAGATCGAGCGCGAGCGCGGCATCTCGGTCGTGACCTCCGTCATGACCTTCGAGTTCGAGGGCCTCGTCTTCAACCTGCTGGATACGCCGGGCCACGAGGACTTTTCGGAAGACACTTATCGTACGCTCACGGCAGTCGATTCCGCGGTCATGGTGATCGACGCTGCCAAGGGCATCGAGGCGCGCACGCGAAAACTGTTCGAGGTCTGCCGCCTGCGCGACATTCCGATCATCACCTTCATCAACAAGATGGACCGCGAGAGCCGCGACGTGTTCGAGCTGCTCGACGAGATCGAGAAGACGCTGGCGCTCGACACCACGCCGATGACCTGGCCGGTTGGCCGCGGCCGCGACTTTCTCGGCACCTACGACGTCGCCAATGGCGGCGTGCGCCTGCTCGAGGGCGGCGGTGCCAAGACCGGCGCGGCGCAGCAGATCGAGATCGCGGAACTGGCCAAGCTCAACGCCAATCTCGACGTCAGTGCCGTCAAGGACGAGCTCGAGCTCGTCACCGAAGCGTCGAAACCGTTCGAGCTCGAAGCGTTCCGCGAGGGCCATCTCACGCCCGTCTATTTCGGCAGCGCGCTGCGCAATTTCGGCGTTGGCGACCTGCTCGAAGGGCTCGGCAAGTTCGCGCCCGAGCCACGTGCACAGGACAGCGACCAGCGCAAGGTCGAGGCCACCGATCCGCGCATGAGCGCCTTCGTGTTCAAGATTCAGGCCAACATGGATCCGAACCACCGCGACCGCATTGCGTTTGCGCGCCTCTGCTCCGGCAAGCTCAGCCGCGGCATGAAGGCGAAGCTGGTGCGCACCGGCAAAAGTATGCCGCTGTCGAGCCCGCAATTCTTCTTTGCCCAGGATCGTTCGGTCGCGGACGAGGCCTTTGCCGGCGACGTCGTCGGCATCCCCAATCACGGCACGCTGCGCATCGGCGATACCTTGACCGAGGGCGAGGATTTCAACTTCGTCGGTGTGCCGAGCTTTGCACCGGAGATCGTCCGCCGCGTCCGTCTCACCGATGCGATGAAGGCAAAGAAGCTGAAGGAAGCGCTTCAGCAGATGTCGGAAGAGGGCGTGGTGCAGGTGTTCCGCCCGCGCGACGGTGCGCCGGCGCTCGTTGGTGTGGTCGGCGCGCTCCAGCTCGACGTGCTGAAGGCGCGGCTCGATGCGGAGTATTCGTTGCCGGTCGAGTTCGAGGTCAGTGAGTTCCAGCTCGCGCGCTGGGTCTCCTCGGAGGATCGCAAGAAGCTCGACACCTTCATCGCCGCGAATACCTCGAGCATCGCCGACGACGTCGATGGCGACCCCGTGTATCTCGCCCGAAACGAGTTCTATCTCGGCTACACCCGGGAGCGCGCCGAGGGCATCGAGTTCACCAACGTCAAGGACGTCAAGAAGAAGGGGTAGGGCGCCTCGGCGCCTTAGGCGCGAGCATGTGAACGGTCGCGGGCTTGACGCTGTCGCGGACGGTGCCACGTTTAACCGACGTGACATCGCGAGCTCAAAGCATGTGGCGCGGCCTCCTCGTTCTTGTCCTGCTGCCGATCTCGACGGTCGCTACCAATGCGCAGCGCCGCCAGATCAATCCGATCCCGTTTGCGCATGAGCCGTGCAGTGTGCTCGACGACCGACCCTGCACGCCGTCTTATTGCAGCCCGCTCGAGCCCGGGCCCTGCATCCCCGAGATTGATTATCCCTACGGCGAGAACCTGCAGCTCACGATCAAAAGTGCCCCATCAGACGTTGACCGCGCCAAATACCGGAAGCCGGATCACGATCTCGATACGATCGGCGACCTGTTCGCCGAGCTGCGCACCTGCTGGTCGCCGCCATCGGACAATGCGCGAAAGGGGATGCAGATGTCGGTGCGCTTCAGCTTCAACAAGGCGGGCGGCCTGATCGGCCCGCCGCGCCTGACCTACGCGACCGCAGGCGTGCCGGCCGAGACAAGGACGACCTATCTCAAGGCGATCAATTCATCGCTGAACGCCTGCCTGCCGCTGAAATTCACCGATGGACTCGGCGGCGCCTTGGCCGGGCGGCCGATCGCGATCCGCTACGTCGATAATCGCGAGCTCGGCAAGTAGCGCATCAGTTGCGAGTGGCGGCCAATCGATGATACGCCATCAGCGGGGGCGCTGGCAAAAGGGGAGGATATCGTGGGTCTGCTGGTCATGATCCTGGGGCTGGTGCTGTTTTTCGCCCCCCATGTTTTCACAACAAAACGTGACGCGCGCGCGCAGGCGATCGCGCGGCTGGGCGAGGGGACGTACAAGATCCTCTATTCGGTTGTCTCGCTCGCGGGACTGGCGCTGATCGTCTGGGGCTTCGGCCACTATCGGGCGACCGGCTGGATCGATGTCTGGTATCCGCCGAAGGCGATGAAGCACATCACGGTCGCGCTGATGCTGCCTGCGGTGATCCTGGTGGTCGCATCATATTTGCGCGGGCGCATCTATGCGACGCTGAAGCATCCGATGCTGGCCGGCGTCAAGCTGTGGGCGGCCGCGCATCTGCTCGCCAATGGCGATCTCGGCTCGATCGTCCTGTTCGGCTCGTTCCTTGGTTGGGCGGTGTATGACCGCATCTCATTCAAGCACCGCAAGGACGCCGGCGGCCCGCCGATTCCGGTGGGCGGCGTCACCAACGATCTGATCGCCGTCGCGGTCGGATTTGTCGCTTATCTGGCGCTGGCATTTGCGTTCCATCCTGTCGTGATCGGAGTTCCCGTTGTGGGCGGCTAGCCGATCGCCGCAAGACAGCACCCGCGTGTGCATGCGCGGAAGACAACAAAAGCAACAAGCCGAGGCCCCTCCGATGGACTGGTCGCAATCTCAGATTCCGCCGATGCGGTTCGAGGCGCGTTTCGGCGATCGGGTGGTGCCGGCGTTCACCGATCGACCGGCGAGTCTCTGGGCGATGATCGCCGACGCTGCCGCGCGCAACGGCGATGGTGAAGCGCTCGTCTGCGGCAGTGTCCGGCTGAGCTGGTGGCAGACGCTCGACCAGGCCGCGCGGGTTGCGTCGGGCTTTCGCAAGCTCGGCCTGCAGCGCGGCGACCGCGTCGCTATCCTGCTCGGCAACCGCATCGAATTTCCGCTGCTGCTGTTCGCCGCCGCGCATGAGGGGCTGGTCACGGTGCTGCTCAGCACGCGGCAGCAGAAGCCGGAGATCGCCTATGTGCTGGCCGATTGCGGTGCCAGGATTCTGATCCACGAAGCGGCACTCACGGATCGATTGCCCGATGCGGCGGATGTTCCCGACGTGGTTCATCGCATCGCCGTTGACAATGATCCGGCTCTGTCGTGTTTCGCGGCGCTCGCCGACAATGCGCCAGCGCCGGCTCCGGTCGAGGTGAGCGAGGAGGACACTGCGATGATCCTCTACACCTCGGGCACCACAGGCAAGCCGAAGGGCGCGATGCTCGCCCATTGCAATATCGTGCATTCCTCGATGGTGTTCGTGTCCTGCCTGCAATTGACGCAAGCCGACCGCTCGATCGCAGCGGTCCCGCTCGGGCACGTCACCGGTGTCGTCGCCAATATCACGACGATGATCCGCTGCGGCGGTGCGCTGATCATCATGCCGGAATTCAAGGCGGCTGATTATCTCAAGCTCGCCGCACGCGAGCGCGTCACCTACACGGTGATGGTGCCTGCGATGTACAATCTCTGCCTGCTGCAGCCGGATTTCGACAGCTATGATCTGTCGAGCTGGCGCATCGGCGGCTTCGGTGGCGCGCCGATGCCGGTCGCGACCATCGAGAGGCTCAAGGCAACGATTCCTGGCCTGAAGCTTGCGAATTGCTACGGCGCGACCGAGACGACGTCGCCGTCCACCATCATGCCCGGCGAGCTGACGGCGAGCCACATCGACAGCGTCGGCCTGCAGTGTCCGGGGGCGCGGATCATCGCGATGGGGGCGGAGGGGCGCGAGCTGCCGCCCGGCGAGATCGGCGAGCTCTGGATCCAAGGCGCCTCCGTCATCAAGGGCTACTGGAACAACCCGAAGGCCACGGCCGAGAGTTTTACCGGTGGCTTCTGGCATTCCGGCGATCTCGGCTCGGTCGATGCCGAAGGGTTCGTCCGGGTGTTCGACCGGCAGAAGGACATGATCAACCGCGGCGGCCTGAAGATCTATTCGGCCGAAGTCGAATCTGCGCTGGCCGGCCATCCCGCCGTGGTCGAGAGCGCGATCATCGCAAAACCATGCCAGGTGCTGGGCGAGCGCGTCCACGCGGTCGTGGTCACGCGCGTGCAGGTCGGCAGCGACGATTTGCGAGCCTGGTGCGCCGAACGGCTGTCAGACTACAAGGTGCCGGAGACGATGACGCTCACCGCCGAGCCCCTGCCGCGCAACGCGAATGGCAAGGTGGTGAAGCGGCAGCTGCGGGAGTTGCTCGCTGGGACTTGAGCGGGCCCCGAGCTCCGGGAGATCCCGGATCGCGTGTTAACGCCTTGATCGGGCTTGCTTTGCCTTGCCACCGCCATATCGATAGGGTATCGCCGCGGCGACGTGGGGACGGGCTTTAGACGCGCACGATCTGGCGCGCGCTCCCGGCCGGGCATGGGATTGGCATAAGTGTCTGAATTATTTGATGAAGTCGACGAGGAAGTACGTCGCGAGCAGCTCAAAAAGCTGTGGGACAAATATTCGCTCTACTTCATCGCCCTGATGGTGCTGATCGTGGCGGCCGTGGGCGGCTGGCGCGGCTACCAGTACCTGGAGGCCAAGAAGGCCGCCGAAGCCGGCGCTGTCTTCGAGAAGGCGGTCGAGCTGTCGGAGCAGGGCAAGCACGCGGAGGCCGAGACGGCCCTCGCCGATCTCGCTGCCAAGGCCCCCTATGGGTACCGCACGCTGGCACGGCTGCGGGCTGCCGCCGAGGCGTCGGCCCGCGATCCCAAGGCTGCGGCCAAGATGTACGACGACATCGCCGCCGACAGCAGCGTCGGCAGCGAGTGGCGGGATCTTGCAAAGATCCGCGCGGCCGGCCTGCTGGTGGACAGCGCTTCCTATGCCGACATCCAGCAGCGGCTGGAGGCCTCTGCCGAGCCCAAATCGACCTATCGCCACAGCGCTCGCGAGCTGCTGGCGCTGTCGGCCTGGCGCAACAACGACATGAGCGCGGCCCGCAAATGGCTCGACGCGATCGCCGAGGACGGCGAAACGCCGCCGAGCCTGCGCTCGCGCGCCGAGG
Encoded proteins:
- a CDS encoding branched-chain amino acid ABC transporter permease, translating into MTALTDDTLPMTPRAMRDEMIVFVVMALLLAAVPFTGVYPFFVMQALCFALLACAFNLLIGYGGLLSFGHAMFMGTAGYCSAHALKVWALPPELGVLVGIAAAFGLSLITGYISIRRQGIYFSMITLALSQLLYFIYVQAPFTHGEDGIQGIPQGHMFGVLDLSKPTVLYYVVLVGFLAGFLLIYRIINSPFGEVLKSIRENEPRAISLGYRTDQYKFLAFVLSGTLAGFAGALKVFVAQNASLTDVHWSMSGEVVLMTLVGGLGTIFGPVVGAFAIIAMQQYLAGFGQWVTVIQGSIFVVCVLTFRRGVVGEIAHYFRRSL
- a CDS encoding DUF47 domain-containing protein, translated to MMRWFRAFLPKEERFFDLFDRHAQTVIQGAVALQGVLNGGEETPVYCQRVSQFENDADNITREVLTAVRRTFITPFDRGDIKNLITSMDDAIDQMQQTAKAVMLFEVRSFEPPMREIGALLIECANLVGRALPLMQSIGPNVAMLTAITEELTKLEGRVDDLQDIGLKELFLKHRDGNAMDFIVGAEIYDHLEKVADRFDDVANEINSIVIEQV
- a CDS encoding inorganic phosphate transporter — translated: MDAALGLPVLVGLIAVALLFDFLNGLHDAANSIATIVSTRVLRPQFAVIWAAFFNFVAFMVFGLHVAQTIGTGIIDPAIVDAQVIFAALVGAIVWNLVTWALGIPSSSSHALIGGLVGGGMAKAGISAAVWSGLTKAVLAIVLSPLVGFLLAMTLVAIVSWLSVRSTPFAVDRAFRILQFASASLYSLGHGGNDAQKTMGIIAVLLYSQGHLGSEFSVPFWVVLSCQAAMALGTLMGGWRIVRTMGLRITKLTPMQGFCAETGGAATLFMATFLGVPVSTTHTITGAIVGVGAARRVSAVRWNVASSIVYAWVITIPASAIVAALTWWAVQIFK
- the sugE gene encoding quaternary ammonium compound efflux SMR transporter SugE, which translates into the protein MAWSILFVAGLLEITWAIGLKYTEGFTKLVPSVITLAAMAGSVILLGLALKSLPVGTAYAVWTGIGAVGTATLGIVLFGEPATALRLASIGLIVSGIVGLKLVT
- a CDS encoding peptide chain release factor 3 → MSDIAATTAESPARSPLAAEVARRRTFAIISHPDAGKTTLTEKLLLFGGAINLAGQVKAKGERRNTRSDWMKIERERGISVVTSVMTFEFEGLVFNLLDTPGHEDFSEDTYRTLTAVDSAVMVIDAAKGIEARTRKLFEVCRLRDIPIITFINKMDRESRDVFELLDEIEKTLALDTTPMTWPVGRGRDFLGTYDVANGGVRLLEGGGAKTGAAQQIEIAELAKLNANLDVSAVKDELELVTEASKPFELEAFREGHLTPVYFGSALRNFGVGDLLEGLGKFAPEPRAQDSDQRKVEATDPRMSAFVFKIQANMDPNHRDRIAFARLCSGKLSRGMKAKLVRTGKSMPLSSPQFFFAQDRSVADEAFAGDVVGIPNHGTLRIGDTLTEGEDFNFVGVPSFAPEIVRRVRLTDAMKAKKLKEALQQMSEEGVVQVFRPRDGAPALVGVVGALQLDVLKARLDAEYSLPVEFEVSEFQLARWVSSEDRKKLDTFIAANTSSIADDVDGDPVYLARNEFYLGYTRERAEGIEFTNVKDVKKKG
- a CDS encoding NnrU family protein; translation: MGLLVMILGLVLFFAPHVFTTKRDARAQAIARLGEGTYKILYSVVSLAGLALIVWGFGHYRATGWIDVWYPPKAMKHITVALMLPAVILVVASYLRGRIYATLKHPMLAGVKLWAAAHLLANGDLGSIVLFGSFLGWAVYDRISFKHRKDAGGPPIPVGGVTNDLIAVAVGFVAYLALAFAFHPVVIGVPVVGG
- a CDS encoding class I adenylate-forming enzyme family protein: MDWSQSQIPPMRFEARFGDRVVPAFTDRPASLWAMIADAAARNGDGEALVCGSVRLSWWQTLDQAARVASGFRKLGLQRGDRVAILLGNRIEFPLLLFAAAHEGLVTVLLSTRQQKPEIAYVLADCGARILIHEAALTDRLPDAADVPDVVHRIAVDNDPALSCFAALADNAPAPAPVEVSEEDTAMILYTSGTTGKPKGAMLAHCNIVHSSMVFVSCLQLTQADRSIAAVPLGHVTGVVANITTMIRCGGALIIMPEFKAADYLKLAARERVTYTVMVPAMYNLCLLQPDFDSYDLSSWRIGGFGGAPMPVATIERLKATIPGLKLANCYGATETTSPSTIMPGELTASHIDSVGLQCPGARIIAMGAEGRELPPGEIGELWIQGASVIKGYWNNPKATAESFTGGFWHSGDLGSVDAEGFVRVFDRQKDMINRGGLKIYSAEVESALAGHPAVVESAIIAKPCQVLGERVHAVVVTRVQVGSDDLRAWCAERLSDYKVPETMTLTAEPLPRNANGKVVKRQLRELLAGT
- a CDS encoding tetratricopeptide repeat protein, coding for MSELFDEVDEEVRREQLKKLWDKYSLYFIALMVLIVAAVGGWRGYQYLEAKKAAEAGAVFEKAVELSEQGKHAEAETALADLAAKAPYGYRTLARLRAAAEASARDPKAAAKMYDDIAADSSVGSEWRDLAKIRAAGLLVDSASYADIQQRLEASAEPKSTYRHSARELLALSAWRNNDMSAARKWLDAIAEDGETPPSLRSRAEALQALLPPVAKS